Proteins encoded by one window of Streptococcus suis S735:
- a CDS encoding bifunctional riboflavin kinase/FAD synthetase, whose product MNIRTIKHYSELNQEEPTVLVLGYFDGIHLGHKALLDRARKVADEQGLTVTVLTFPESPRLAFSRFSPELLLHLTSQEQRYLLLKKYGVDNLILTDFTSEFANNTPQQFMERYIKGLNAQILVAGFDYHFGNCRADVKDLTELFDGQVEIVSEVSLGGEKVSSTRIRQAIQSGDVSLANQLLGYPFMTEGIVVHGDARGRTIGYPTANLAPFDRVHLPSEGVYVADVEVDGKRYRAMTSVGKNVTFDGTEMRIEAHIFGFHRFIYGEKITIFWFEKIRDMVKFDGIEGLMEQMKSDEKFALQWGKYA is encoded by the coding sequence ATGAACATTAGAACAATTAAACATTATAGTGAATTGAATCAAGAGGAGCCGACGGTTTTAGTACTGGGCTACTTTGATGGGATTCATCTTGGGCACAAAGCTTTACTTGATCGAGCAAGAAAAGTAGCAGATGAGCAAGGTTTGACAGTAACTGTTCTGACCTTTCCAGAGTCACCTCGATTGGCTTTTTCTCGCTTTAGCCCAGAACTTTTACTGCATTTGACTAGTCAAGAGCAGCGCTACCTCTTATTGAAAAAATATGGTGTTGATAATCTTATTTTGACTGATTTTACTAGTGAATTTGCTAATAATACTCCTCAGCAGTTTATGGAGCGCTATATTAAAGGTCTCAATGCCCAGATTTTGGTTGCAGGTTTCGACTATCATTTTGGAAATTGCAGAGCAGATGTCAAAGATTTGACAGAGTTATTTGATGGTCAGGTAGAAATTGTAAGTGAAGTGAGCCTGGGCGGAGAGAAAGTTTCGTCAACTCGTATTCGTCAGGCTATCCAGTCAGGGGATGTCTCTCTAGCTAATCAACTTTTAGGTTATCCATTTATGACGGAGGGAATTGTGGTGCATGGAGATGCCAGAGGACGCACCATCGGCTATCCGACTGCAAATCTGGCTCCTTTTGACCGTGTCCATTTACCATCTGAGGGAGTCTACGTCGCTGATGTCGAAGTAGATGGAAAACGCTATCGAGCTATGACAAGCGTTGGGAAAAATGTGACCTTTGATGGAACGGAGATGCGGATAGAAGCCCATATTTTTGGGTTTCACCGCTTTATCTACGGAGAAAAAATAACTATTTTTTGGTTTGAAAAAATTCGAGATATGGTCAAATTTGATGGAATTGAAGGATTGATGGAGCAGATGAAATCTGATGAGAAATTTGCCTTGCAATGGGGGAAATATGCTTAA
- a CDS encoding potassium channel family protein, which yields MLKRLIRHPFYEKAMTYIAVVYVFLIVLELMDASIANSSGYRVLDLLLWFIFVCDYFAQLYYADDILEYVQGHILELIAIIPFDSFFSFLRLGRLARLFRLVKVTRIFALSNRFWDTINKLLHTNSLSKVLMLNISAVLVSSVLLSVIEGKSFFDALWWSIVTMTTVGYGDIVPQDTISKIIAILLMLVGICTFGMVTSTITRFFSETERETKLDILMAKIDEQNETLLRLEKKIESLGKLGELQGRD from the coding sequence ATGCTTAAACGATTGATTCGTCATCCTTTTTATGAGAAGGCTATGACCTACATAGCTGTAGTCTATGTATTTCTTATCGTACTTGAATTAATGGATGCTAGTATTGCCAATTCTAGTGGGTATCGGGTACTAGACTTGCTCTTATGGTTTATTTTTGTTTGCGATTATTTTGCTCAGCTTTATTATGCGGATGACATACTTGAATATGTACAGGGACATATCTTGGAATTAATTGCCATTATTCCATTTGATTCATTCTTCAGTTTTCTTCGCTTGGGAAGACTTGCACGACTCTTCAGATTGGTCAAAGTAACGAGAATATTTGCCCTGTCTAATCGATTCTGGGATACAATCAACAAGCTTTTGCATACCAACAGTTTATCCAAAGTGTTGATGTTAAATATCTCAGCAGTGCTAGTTTCAAGTGTCTTATTATCAGTAATTGAAGGAAAATCATTCTTCGATGCACTTTGGTGGTCCATTGTAACGATGACAACTGTAGGGTATGGAGATATTGTCCCCCAAGATACGATTTCTAAAATTATAGCCATCCTCTTGATGTTGGTTGGTATTTGTACTTTTGGTATGGTTACCTCCACAATAACTCGTTTTTTCTCTGAAACAGAGCGAGAAACGAAGTTGGATATCTTGATGGCAAAAATTGATGAACAAAACGAAACATTATTACGCTTAGAGAAAAAAATAGAATCTTTAGGAAAATTAGGTGAATTACAGGGAAGAGATTAG
- a CDS encoding DUF2130 domain-containing protein, with translation MHQITCPHCGTAFQVNETEYSQLLAQVRGAEFDKEIYDRLERERELLSQKAENDLQARLSDKDKEILELTAKLDKFASQTELEISSAISQKDQEIQELKAQLGQIGLAKDLELQQAVAQVEKERDAAQNALVLQEQKQELALATTRQEYEVRLKAADEQVEFYKNFKAQQSTKAIGESLEQFAEAEFNKVRSYAFPRAKFAKDNEVSASGSKGDFIFRDFDESGLEFISIMFEMKNEADTTKTKHKNADFFKELDKDRREKKCEYAVLVSMLEADNDYYNIGIVDVSHEYEKMYVIRPQFFIQLIGILRNAALNSLQYQQELALVKEQNIDITHFEEDLEIFKNAFAKNYQSASNNFQKAIDEIDKAIKRMEAVKAALTTSENQLRLANNKLDDVSVKKLTRNNPTMKAKFEALRED, from the coding sequence ATGCATCAAATTACTTGCCCCCATTGTGGGACGGCCTTTCAGGTCAATGAAACAGAATATAGTCAGCTTTTAGCCCAGGTGCGTGGTGCGGAGTTTGATAAGGAAATCTACGACCGTTTGGAGCGGGAACGGGAATTATTAAGCCAGAAGGCTGAAAATGATTTGCAGGCTAGATTGAGTGATAAGGATAAGGAGATTCTGGAACTGACCGCAAAACTTGATAAATTTGCTAGTCAGACGGAACTGGAAATCAGCTCTGCTATTTCCCAAAAAGACCAAGAAATCCAAGAGCTTAAGGCTCAGTTGGGGCAAATCGGTCTCGCCAAGGACTTGGAGTTGCAGCAGGCGGTAGCTCAGGTGGAAAAAGAGAGGGATGCGGCACAAAATGCTTTGGTTTTGCAGGAACAAAAGCAAGAGTTAGCCCTGGCGACCACTCGTCAGGAGTACGAAGTACGGCTCAAGGCGGCGGATGAGCAGGTGGAATTTTACAAAAATTTCAAGGCTCAGCAGTCTACTAAGGCAATTGGAGAGAGCTTGGAGCAATTTGCTGAGGCGGAGTTTAACAAGGTTCGTTCCTATGCTTTTCCACGTGCCAAATTTGCTAAGGACAACGAAGTATCAGCGTCCGGTTCAAAAGGAGATTTCATCTTCCGTGATTTTGACGAGTCGGGCTTGGAATTTATTTCCATCATGTTCGAAATGAAAAACGAGGCAGATACGACCAAGACCAAGCATAAAAACGCTGATTTCTTTAAGGAGTTGGATAAGGACCGTCGGGAGAAAAAATGCGAATATGCTGTATTAGTCAGCATGCTAGAGGCGGACAATGACTATTACAATATAGGGATTGTGGATGTTAGTCATGAATATGAGAAGATGTATGTTATTCGACCACAGTTCTTTATCCAATTAATCGGAATTTTACGAAATGCTGCGCTCAATAGTCTGCAATATCAGCAGGAGTTAGCCTTGGTTAAGGAGCAGAATATTGATATTACTCATTTTGAAGAAGATTTGGAAATTTTCAAGAATGCTTTTGCCAAAAACTATCAATCGGCCAGCAACAATTTCCAAAAAGCTATTGATGAAATCGACAAGGCAATCAAGCGAATGGAGGCTGTCAAAGCAGCCCTGACCACCAGCGAAAACCAGCTTCGCCTAGCTAATAATAAACTAGACGATGTCTCCGTCAAAAAACTAACCCGCAATAACCCAACCATGAAAGCCAAGTTTGAGGCGTTGAGGGAGGATTGA
- the truB gene encoding tRNA pseudouridine(55) synthase TruB → MISGIINVKKEAGMTSHDVVFKLRKILQEKKIGHGGTLDPDVTGVLPIAVGKATRMIEYMQEEGKIYEGEITIGYSTTTEDASGDLVERTPVLYIAEQAVDEAMTSFVGTITQIPPMYSAVKVKGRKLYEYARAGEEVERPQRQIEIYSFERTSPIELADDCARFTFRVRCGKGTYVRTLSVDLGAKLGYASHMSKLERTGSAGMDLADALTLEEISSLVAENDFSFLQPIERGIGDLPVVELKEEQVQDATFGRFVELNAEAERLAGFHDGQLIAIFEKRDQLYKPSKVLV, encoded by the coding sequence ATGATTTCAGGAATTATTAATGTAAAAAAAGAGGCAGGTATGACCTCGCATGATGTTGTTTTTAAGCTCCGCAAGATTTTGCAGGAGAAGAAGATTGGTCACGGTGGGACCTTGGATCCAGATGTGACAGGTGTTCTGCCCATTGCAGTCGGCAAGGCCACGCGCATGATTGAGTACATGCAGGAAGAGGGCAAGATTTACGAGGGGGAGATTACCATTGGTTACTCTACCACGACAGAAGATGCATCTGGCGATCTTGTTGAGCGGACACCGGTTTTGTACATAGCAGAGCAGGCAGTTGATGAGGCTATGACCAGTTTCGTAGGCACTATTACCCAGATTCCGCCTATGTACTCTGCTGTCAAGGTCAAGGGCCGTAAACTCTACGAATACGCACGGGCGGGCGAAGAAGTTGAACGTCCTCAACGCCAAATTGAGATTTACAGTTTTGAACGGACTAGCCCGATTGAACTAGCAGATGACTGTGCACGGTTTACCTTCCGAGTTCGCTGTGGTAAGGGCACCTATGTCCGCACCCTGTCTGTTGACCTAGGGGCTAAGTTGGGCTATGCCAGCCATATGTCCAAGTTGGAACGAACAGGATCAGCTGGAATGGACCTAGCGGATGCCTTGACTTTAGAAGAAATTTCTTCGCTGGTAGCTGAAAATGATTTTTCATTCCTCCAACCTATTGAACGTGGTATCGGGGATTTACCTGTTGTAGAATTGAAAGAAGAGCAGGTGCAAGATGCTACATTTGGTCGATTTGTCGAATTGAATGCAGAAGCAGAGCGCTTAGCAGGCTTTCATGATGGTCAGTTGATTGCTATTTTTGAAAAACGCGACCAGCTGTATAAACCGAGCAAGGTTTTGGTCTAA
- a CDS encoding IS630 family transposase (programmed frameshift) — translation MAYSLDFRKKVLAYCEKTGSITEASAIFQVSRNTIYQWLKLKEKTGELHHQVKGTKPRKVDRDKLKNYLETHPDAYLTEIASEFDCHPTAIHYALKAMGYTPKKKSCTYYEQDPEKVELFLKELNNLSHLTPVYIDETGFETYFHRKYGRSLKGQLIKGKVSGRRYQRISLVAGLINGALIAPMTYKDTMTSGFFEAWFKTFLLPTLGKPSVIIMDNAKFHRMSKLKDLCEEQGHRLLPLPPYSPEYNPIEKIWAHIKKHLRRVLPNCDTFLEALSSCSCFS, via the exons ATGGCATATTCATTAGATTTTCGTAAAAAAGTTCTCGCATACTGTGAGAAAACCGGCAGTATTACTGAAGCATCAGCTATTTTCCAAGTTTCACGTAACACTATCTATCAATGGCTAAAATTAAAAGAGAAAACCGGCGAGCTTCATCACCAAGTTAAAGGAACCAAGCCAAGAAAAGTGGATAGAGATAAATTAAAGAATTATCTTGAAACTCATCCAGATGCTTATTTGACTGAAATAGCTTCTGAATTTGACTGTCATCCAACAGCTATTCATTACGCCCTCAAAGCTATGGGATATACTC CGAAAAAAAAGAGCTGTACCTACTATGAACAAGACCCTGAAAAAGTAGAACTGTTCCTTAAAGAATTGAATAACTTAAGCCACTTGACTCCTGTTTATATTGACGAGACAGGGTTTGAGACATATTTTCATCGAAAATATGGTCGCTCTTTGAAAGGTCAGTTGATAAAAGGTAAGGTCTCTGGAAGAAGATACCAGCGGATATCTTTAGTAGCAGGTCTCATAAATGGTGCGCTTATAGCCCCGATGACATACAAAGATACTATGACGAGTGGCTTTTTCGAAGCTTGGTTCAAAACATTCTTACTACCCACTTTAGGTAAACCATCTGTTATCATTATGGACAATGCAAAGTTTCATAGGATGAGTAAGCTAAAAGATTTATGCGAGGAGCAGGGACATAGACTTTTACCACTTCCTCCTTACTCACCGGAATATAATCCCATTGAGAAAATATGGGCTCACATCAAAAAACACCTCAGAAGAGTATTGCCAAATTGCGATACTTTTCTTGAGGCACTTTCGTCCTGCTCTTGTTTCAGTTGA
- a CDS encoding GNAT family N-acetyltransferase, protein MIVPLQFEHILQLDEAFQKQGWPSRKEILTNYLREQEKGERIVLVAEETGVCKGYITLIKQVKEGQFYQSGIPEIADFNVFEDFQNQGIGWQL, encoded by the coding sequence ATGATTGTTCCGTTACAATTTGAGCATATACTTCAACTTGATGAGGCCTTCCAGAAGCAAGGTTGGCCCTCCCGCAAAGAGATTTTAACCAACTATTTAAGGGAACAAGAAAAGGGAGAACGTATCGTCCTAGTTGCTGAAGAAACGGGGGTTTGTAAAGGTTATATCACCTTGATTAAGCAAGTGAAGGAGGGACAGTTTTACCAATCTGGAATACCTGAAATTGCTGATTTCAATGTTTTTGAAGACTTTCAAAATCAGGGGATAGGTTGGCAATTATAG
- a CDS encoding Cof-type HAD-IIB family hydrolase: MIKLIALDMDGTLLNEKKELMQPQIDAIHQAVEAGFKIVLCTGRPLAGVKPFVEQLGFDTEEEFIIVNNGCSTHSTKDWSLIDWEELSISDIDYLSTFIENADVQISLFDEEDYFVLAEKANARVNLDAGLVGMTPQPIDLKEAQSGQYRFFEAMFVGEKVHIDAFENQHNPVLSKRYSTVRSQDYLLEILPNGASKASGLKKLADRLGILPEEIMAMGDANNDLEMIEFAGLGIAMGNANEQVKAIAQDITDTNENNGVAKAIEKHILNK, encoded by the coding sequence ATGATAAAACTAATCGCTCTTGATATGGACGGAACCCTTTTAAACGAGAAAAAAGAGCTGATGCAGCCACAGATTGATGCCATTCATCAGGCTGTTGAAGCGGGCTTCAAGATTGTTCTTTGTACTGGTCGGCCCTTGGCTGGTGTTAAACCTTTCGTAGAGCAGCTCGGCTTTGACACCGAGGAAGAATTTATCATTGTCAATAACGGCTGTTCAACCCATTCGACAAAGGATTGGAGCCTGATTGACTGGGAAGAACTATCTATCTCTGATATTGATTATCTTTCCACTTTTATTGAAAATGCTGATGTGCAAATCTCTCTTTTTGATGAGGAAGACTACTTCGTTCTTGCAGAAAAAGCCAATGCACGCGTTAATTTAGACGCAGGTTTGGTAGGAATGACTCCTCAACCAATTGATTTAAAAGAAGCCCAGTCAGGTCAGTATCGCTTCTTTGAAGCCATGTTTGTCGGTGAAAAAGTGCATATTGATGCCTTTGAAAATCAACACAATCCTGTACTCAGCAAACGCTATTCCACCGTTCGTTCACAGGACTATCTCTTGGAAATTTTACCAAACGGTGCCAGCAAGGCCTCTGGTTTAAAAAAATTGGCAGACCGCCTCGGTATCCTCCCAGAAGAAATCATGGCTATGGGAGATGCCAACAACGACCTGGAAATGATTGAATTTGCTGGACTTGGTATTGCCATGGGAAATGCCAACGAGCAGGTCAAGGCTATCGCCCAGGACATCACAGACACCAATGAAAACAACGGCGTTGCCAAGGCCATTGAAAAACACATTTTGAACAAATAA
- a CDS encoding RsmF rRNA methyltransferase first C-terminal domain-containing protein, with protein MQLPQDFIDKYNHLLGSEAQAFFESFEQDPISGFRTNPLKESQLDFEQPIPNMTWSYYGKVSGKSPEHVTGLVYSQEPAAQVVGQIAAPKKGMKVLDLAAAPGGKSTHLLSYLENTGLLVSNEISNKRARILAENIERFGARNVVVTNESADRLEKVFPGYFDMIVLDAPCSGEGMFRKYPDAIQYWSKHYPAQCASLQREILESALNMLAPDGQLIYSTCTWSPEENEEVVTWLLEQYDLELIDIPKINGMVEGIGYTEVARMYPHHFAGEGQFVAKFRFLGEASQKKLKPGKSNLNREQQSLWKEFEQKHLRVQLDGLLQVFGDNLYLLPHGLPDLSKVKIARNGLHLGTYKKKRFEPSFALGLALHSSEVENRVEISLEEFSSYTAGHTIAVSKDLANGWYQVAVQGNGLSFAKIVSGTLKNGFPKGLRF; from the coding sequence ATGCAATTACCACAGGATTTTATAGATAAATATAATCATTTGCTTGGTAGTGAAGCCCAAGCATTTTTTGAGAGTTTTGAACAAGACCCAATCTCAGGATTTCGCACAAATCCTCTTAAAGAAAGCCAATTGGACTTTGAGCAACCAATCCCTAATATGACTTGGTCATACTATGGTAAGGTCTCAGGGAAATCTCCAGAACATGTAACTGGCTTAGTCTACTCACAAGAGCCAGCTGCACAGGTTGTAGGTCAGATTGCAGCACCGAAAAAAGGGATGAAAGTATTGGACTTGGCAGCAGCGCCAGGAGGAAAGTCTACTCACTTGCTTTCATACTTAGAAAATACGGGGCTCTTGGTTAGTAATGAAATTTCTAACAAACGAGCAAGGATATTGGCTGAAAATATTGAGCGTTTCGGAGCGAGGAATGTTGTTGTAACAAATGAATCAGCAGACCGCTTGGAAAAGGTCTTTCCAGGATATTTCGATATGATTGTCCTAGACGCTCCCTGTTCAGGTGAAGGGATGTTTCGAAAATACCCCGATGCGATTCAATATTGGTCCAAACATTATCCAGCACAATGTGCAAGCTTACAGCGTGAAATTTTAGAATCGGCCTTGAACATGTTGGCTCCAGATGGTCAATTGATTTATTCTACTTGCACTTGGTCACCAGAGGAAAATGAAGAAGTAGTGACTTGGCTCTTAGAACAGTATGATTTGGAACTAATAGACATTCCTAAAATCAATGGAATGGTAGAAGGAATCGGATATACAGAAGTTGCTCGTATGTATCCCCACCATTTTGCAGGAGAAGGTCAGTTCGTTGCCAAATTTAGATTTCTAGGGGAAGCCAGTCAGAAAAAATTAAAACCAGGAAAATCTAATTTGAATAGAGAACAACAATCTCTCTGGAAAGAATTTGAACAGAAGCATTTAAGGGTTCAATTGGATGGTTTACTGCAGGTTTTTGGCGACAATCTCTACCTACTGCCACACGGCCTTCCTGATTTGTCAAAAGTAAAGATTGCTCGAAATGGTCTTCACTTGGGGACGTATAAGAAAAAAAGATTTGAACCAAGTTTTGCTTTAGGTCTAGCACTCCATAGTTCGGAGGTTGAAAATCGAGTGGAAATCAGCTTAGAAGAATTCTCGTCCTATACTGCAGGACATACCATAGCTGTGTCCAAGGATTTAGCTAATGGCTGGTATCAGGTAGCAGTCCAGGGGAACGGTCTTAGTTTCGCAAAAATTGTATCTGGAACGCTTAAAAACGGCTTTCCAAAAGGGTTGAGATTTTAA
- a CDS encoding histone acetyltransferase: protein MFHLTILDAICQLASEFTDTVGIGVGLNANYGKAQRLYVKHGFIPDGSGVWYRGCSLPVGAKAYNDDELALYFTKKL, encoded by the coding sequence TTGTTTCATTTAACTATATTAGATGCTATCTGCCAACTTGCCTCAGAATTTACGGATACAGTAGGTATTGGAGTTGGTTTGAATGCAAATTATGGAAAGGCTCAACGGCTCTATGTAAAACATGGTTTCATACCAGACGGAAGCGGTGTCTGGTACCGAGGGTGCTCTTTGCCAGTAGGTGCCAAAGCCTATAACGATGATGAATTGGCCTTGTATTTTACAAAAAAATTATAG
- a CDS encoding DUF1858 domain-containing protein — translation MNTIDLNLPVAEIINQHPEVKDILVELGFKPLANPAMLNTVGKVTSLKTGSKMTKIPLDRIQQVLECNGYEVIGGEA, via the coding sequence ATGAACACCATCGACCTAAATCTGCCTGTTGCAGAGATTATCAACCAGCACCCAGAAGTCAAGGACATTCTGGTAGAGCTTGGTTTCAAGCCCTTGGCAAATCCAGCTATGCTGAACACAGTTGGTAAGGTAACCAGTCTGAAGACAGGATCTAAGATGACCAAGATTCCACTAGACCGTATTCAACAGGTCTTGGAATGCAACGGCTACGAGGTAATAGGAGGAGAAGCATGA
- a CDS encoding ATPase → MKISVKKEAGHYLFSICYSVSASLAESWDLLATDSGFAHWFPQLNIVGNTLVFEMEGFREVMDLLEYRKNEKIAYRWDSATVSFALSQLENQTLITFEERIPEDFGNEFANAQKDMTGWLVQNECIKKFLEGQEPPVCQPLQEKWRTFLELELEGL, encoded by the coding sequence ATGAAGATTAGTGTGAAGAAAGAGGCGGGGCACTACCTGTTCAGCATTTGCTATTCTGTGTCGGCTAGTTTGGCGGAGTCCTGGGATTTGTTGGCGACAGACAGTGGTTTTGCCCACTGGTTTCCACAGTTGAACATTGTAGGAAATACGCTGGTTTTTGAAATGGAAGGATTTCGTGAAGTTATGGATTTACTGGAATACCGAAAAAATGAGAAAATTGCCTACAGGTGGGATTCAGCAACAGTTTCATTTGCACTGTCTCAGCTAGAAAATCAGACCTTGATTACTTTTGAAGAACGAATTCCAGAAGATTTTGGTAATGAATTTGCGAATGCTCAAAAAGACATGACAGGCTGGTTGGTGCAAAATGAATGTATCAAAAAATTCTTAGAAGGTCAGGAGCCGCCTGTGTGTCAACCCTTGCAGGAAAAGTGGAGGACTTTTCTGGAGCTTGAATTAGAAGGTCTGTGA
- a CDS encoding UPF0223 family protein, producing the protein MNKNYSYPLDFSWSTEEISSVLSFLNQVEAAYEKGADAVAILASYKSFKDVVKSKGQERQIDRDFEAVSGYSTYRVVKAARDKGKGVICFGN; encoded by the coding sequence ATGAACAAAAATTATTCATATCCACTTGATTTTTCGTGGAGCACAGAGGAGATTTCCTCCGTGCTTTCTTTTTTGAATCAGGTGGAGGCAGCTTATGAAAAAGGAGCAGATGCGGTAGCTATATTAGCTAGTTATAAAAGCTTCAAAGATGTTGTTAAAAGTAAGGGACAGGAACGTCAAATTGATCGTGACTTTGAAGCAGTTTCTGGTTATTCAACCTATCGAGTTGTTAAGGCTGCTCGAGATAAAGGGAAAGGAGTTATTTGTTTTGGAAACTAA
- a CDS encoding Spx/MgsR family RNA polymerase-binding regulatory protein, producing the protein MITLFLSPSCTSCRKARAWLTSHEVPFIEHNIMTSPLTAEELKNILALTENGTDDLISTRSKVFQKLDIDVDELSVKQLIGLIETYPSLLRRPIILDEKRMQIGFNEDEIRAFLPRKYRKQELKNATLRAEIG; encoded by the coding sequence ATGATTACTTTATTTTTGTCACCGAGTTGTACCAGTTGTCGTAAAGCTCGTGCTTGGCTGACAAGTCACGAAGTCCCTTTTATTGAGCACAATATTATGACTAGCCCTCTAACTGCTGAGGAATTAAAGAACATTTTAGCATTGACAGAAAATGGGACAGATGACTTGATTTCTACCCGTTCAAAAGTTTTTCAGAAACTAGATATTGATGTTGATGAGCTTTCTGTGAAGCAGCTTATTGGGTTAATCGAAACCTATCCGAGTCTCTTACGGCGTCCGATTATTTTGGATGAGAAGCGGATGCAGATTGGTTTTAACGAAGATGAAATTCGTGCATTTCTTCCGCGGAAGTATCGCAAACAAGAACTAAAAAATGCTACATTGAGAGCAGAAATAGGATAA
- a CDS encoding inositol monophosphatase family protein, translating to METKYHFAQTIVLEAGNFLRQHLHDDLQIEEKGDFTDLVTHLDKQVQEMLTQQIQSRYQGDGILGEEGGDVSSIHEGNVWVIDPIDGTTNFIAQKTDFAIMIAYFENGVGKFGIIYDVMRDKLFHGGDSFPVFCNQERLKKPELRPLRQSLIGINAKLYAGNAHGVAELANQSLGTRSVGSAGIGFAHVLEGRLFAYASYLCPWDYAAASIIGSSLGLVMLSFEGPSLAYDKREFVMLVSESHLEEVKGYIF from the coding sequence TTGGAAACTAAGTATCACTTTGCCCAAACGATTGTCCTGGAAGCTGGAAATTTTCTCCGACAGCATTTACATGATGATCTTCAGATTGAAGAAAAAGGTGACTTTACAGACTTGGTAACACACCTTGATAAACAAGTGCAAGAAATGTTGACTCAACAGATTCAATCTCGCTATCAAGGTGATGGGATTTTAGGCGAGGAAGGTGGGGACGTTTCTTCTATTCATGAGGGAAATGTTTGGGTTATTGATCCAATTGATGGCACCACAAATTTTATTGCTCAGAAAACTGATTTTGCCATTATGATTGCCTATTTTGAAAATGGAGTAGGAAAGTTCGGTATCATCTATGATGTCATGCGAGACAAACTTTTCCATGGAGGAGATTCATTCCCTGTTTTTTGCAATCAAGAACGCTTAAAGAAACCAGAGCTGCGCCCTCTTCGCCAGAGTTTGATAGGAATCAATGCAAAGTTGTACGCAGGCAATGCACATGGAGTGGCAGAATTAGCAAATCAAAGTTTAGGTACAAGATCTGTAGGAAGTGCTGGAATTGGTTTCGCCCACGTTCTGGAAGGAAGATTATTTGCCTATGCTTCTTATCTGTGTCCATGGGACTACGCAGCAGCCAGTATTATTGGTTCCTCTTTAGGCTTAGTCATGTTAAGTTTTGAGGGTCCGAGTCTGGCCTATGATAAGCGAGAGTTTGTCATGCTAGTATCAGAATCCCATCTTGAGGAAGTGAAGGGGTATATATTCTAA